The genomic interval CGGTTGTGTTCCTGAATGTGTCGCCTCGCGAGACGGCGGAGATCGTGGACGAAATTAAAGCCAAACATTGTAAAGGGGCTGTCCTGCAAGGAATCCCACGCAAGGAACAATTCGGTGTCCTAGTAGATCATAGCTTTGCGAGCCATGCCGATGCCATGTATGCCAAGTATGCCAATTCCGATAAGAGTACCGAAGACGGCTATGCCGTGGTGACTGGTGACTATTGTGTTGTACCAGAATTGGACATGAACGGCTTTGCCGTCATCAGCAATATTATGGCGCAAACAGTGGCTTTGGATACGTACAACGACTCGGTTGACGATTTGCTGTCTAACTTTACTTCCGTCAATTCTAGCGTGACGAAAACCGGACATCTAACGTCTGCTGACAAGAACTTTTTGTTCAAAACCGTTGCCCAGAATAATTCTATCTTTATTGATATGATTTCAAAAATCCGAATCAAGGATCGATCCGACACAGCGTGGAATTTGACGAAGTATGAAAAGATCCATTATGGACTTAAGGATGAGTTCGAATTGGACGATCGCTTTGACATGATTGAAACCAAACTGGCTTTTATTCAACAAAACTCCaagttctttttggaagtttTGCAACATCAAAAGACCAACAGTCTCGAGTGGATCATCGTCCTACTTATTACTTTAGAGTGCGGTCTCATGTGCGTGGAAATGTCCGGTATGGGTGAAGTCTTTTTCTCCAGACTTGGGTCCATGTTTTAGTGCAGCAGAAGGATATGAAGAAGCGTTTCTCTAGTCACAGTTCACTTTGGTTGACTATAAGCTATTTCAAAAATTAACATAAAAACCATTTGATTGGCAGAAAGAGATGTGAAGGTCTGCTCACTGATTGGGTCAAAAGTGTCGAACACCAATCGACCGTCAACATACGGCAAATATAAAGGAGGATAACAATTTTAACGATCAAAACAGTAGCTGAAAAAATAGAGCCCCACACAAATTGCCTCTtcttctgactgtgaaccgCGTCCGTCGTCTACATTACAACTATCCACTTGCTCTTCGCCGTAGATTGCTTACAGTAAGGCTTGGACAGCAACGAAACACTCTGTCCTTTCTAGAAGTTGACTCTGTGTACGTGTAAATCATCGGTCGATGTAGTCATGACtaaaaagacaaagaagtCCGCCTATTTGCAGAAAAACAGCTGGCCACGAGAGTTCGAGTTTCTACCTCCTTCTGGCGACGCCCTTCCAGCGGGTCCCTTCTTTCCGCCAGCTATCTTCACCGATGTCATCTACACGAACGGTGTTCGTGTCGATGCTCCTTTGATCATGGAGGGCCATAAAATTCGGGCTTCGCTCCCATCCCACTCGTACGCATCGCACGGTCGTCTTCCTGTCCTCACGCCAACTGATTCAGCTATATGGAAGCAAAATATCGCAGCACAGTCAGCCACTACGGATCAATTTCCTGTGAATGTTGGTAGATACTTGGGGACCATCACACGCACTATAACCGACCGGGGCGATACGGGGGGTCCTTCTTGCGTCCCTTACCTGATTGCAGAAGCCGGACACCAGTTGCGTAAATGGAAGAAACAACCTACCAATGCTTCGGCCAAAAAGGAGGCACTCCTCGAACGTGGGCTTGGAACGTTTAAGGAAGCTGAAATTGACAATCGCGTCAATgagattttggaagaatGGAAACGCATATCGACGGAACCCAGGAAGAGCGCGACTTGGGATGCGTTTGGGAATCTCCCACCAAAAAGCGTAAATGACAGCTTTTACGTCCCCTTATCTTCACTTTTGTCTTGGATTAAGGCTGAAGGCGACAACCTGACCGATTCCCATGCTGGTGTTGTTCGACAAATTTGTCATGAGCGGATGTGTATTCCGGTCGACTCTGTGAGTGTGTTAGAGGCCTGTTTGAACCTTGCCGATCCCTCCCATCTTTGGCACATTCCATTGATATTTGTCTATCCCGTGGTAATGCAAGTCGATGCATCTAGCAAACCCCAAACTACTGCATCGCGTCCGTCAAAACGCTCAAAGCCTACGTGTACGACTTGGAGGTTGAAACTGGGCATCTACGCTCATCGCCTCTTGCCAGAAGCCACCACGACCGTCCTCAAAACAGTAATGGCCGCTCTCGATGAAGGTTCGTACAGGTGTACACAAGGCCTGAGCCTCCCCACTCATCCGAACGAGCCTTCTTTTGATCCGAGTCCGTATCCAGTGgtcttcgtcgacgatgatgattTGCAAAAAACTTATTCAGCGTCATCGAAGACGGAAAGTTCGACTTTTATAGATTCAACTCGTGAAGAATCGTGTATTTCCGCTTACACAACGAAGGGCTTGCTCAAACTACTGGAGAATCGCGGTTGTGACATCTCAAATTGGGACGAAATTGCCCCCACTTTGGGAGCCTTGCAATTGGATCTGATGCTGCACCAACAGCATGCTATTTGCTGGATGCATGAAATGGAACACTTACCAGGGTTCGGCATAAACAGTATTTTTTGGGAGGAGCGCGAGTTTGGTGACCGAGGCAAATACTACTATGCCCCAGCATTGGGTCAGTTGCGTTTACATCCGCCTCCGACTATGAAAGGTGGTTTGCTTTGTGACGAAATGGGTTTGGGAAAGACGATCGAGATCATCGGGCTTGTCCTATCGACTCTAGACGAGCTCAAATCCGAAACTCAAAACGCTTTAGACATGGACAAAACTCACGCGACTCTTATAGTTGTCCCTCCCGTCTTGGTGGAGCAGTGGCGGAACGAGATTGTCAAATGTGCTGGTCCTTCTTTGCTTGTCGACGTCATGGAAATTCAGAACAACGAAGTTTATTGGCGTGGCGATGTCCATAATCCTGATATCGTCCTGGTATCCTACAACGTGATGCAAAAAATGACATCGGTGAAACATTTGGCCAAAAGGTGGGGCCGGATTGTTTTAGACGAGATGCAAGAGGTTCGCTCGTCCACGACAAAGATTGCTCGAATGTGCGAGAAGCTGAAGTCTGATCGACGCTGGATGATTAGTGGTACGCCACTGTTCGAAGGCATTGAAGATTTGAAGGGTGAACTGAACTTTTTGCATTTAGAACCATTTTCTGCTAACAGTGAAGACGGATTTTTCAACTTTGCCGTTACAAATCCGTGGGAAAGCCATCAAAAGCAAGTTATTGCAACACTAGGGGTCTTGGGGATGATAATGCTACGACGCTCGAAGAGTATGACAATTCATAAAACGCACCAACCAATTCTGGGCTTGAAGCCGCTGACCGTAGAATTCATCCCTGTAGTACAATCGCTCTCGGAACGTACTCTCTACTGCTTTCTCGAATGTATTACGGCGCGCGAGTTTCGGTCCACGGAACGGACCGAAATCGAGAGTATAGCAACTAAAGAGGGCAGGTCACGATGTCTCTACCTTACGCTTTTACGAGACATTTGTAACTCAGCGGTAAGCCGAACGAAAGAGTTTTCAGCTAAAAGCAAAAATGAGCTGCGCAAGATACTTATCTAATGATcattctcaacaggttctTCTAAATGGCGGCATGGGAGTACCATCCCAGCTTGGAAAGCTGAATGCGATGCTGATTGCTCAACATCGACGAGCAACTTCGAAGCCATTGTGGGATAAAAGTCTTAATCAGGGCGTCACAAATCTTGTAATGACTTG from Phaeodactylum tricornutum CCAP 1055/1 chromosome 11, complete sequence carries:
- a CDS encoding predicted protein, whose amino-acid sequence is MTKKTKKSAYLQKNSWPREFEFLPPSGDALPAGPFFPPAIFTDVIYTNGVRVDAPLIMEGHKIRASLPSHSYASHGRLPVLTPTDSAIWKQNIAAQSATTDQFPVNVGRYLGTITRTITDRGDTGGPSCVPYLIAEAGHQLRKWKKQPTNASAKKEALLERGLGTFKEAEIDNRVNEILEEWKRISTEPRKSATWDAFGNLPPKSVNDSFYVPLSSLLSWIKAEGDNLTDSHAGVVRQICHERMCIPACLNLADPSHLWHIPLIFVYPVVMQVDASSKPQTTASRPSKRSKPTCTTWRLKLGIYAHRLLPEATTTVLKTVMAALDEGSYRCTQGLSLPTHPNEPSFDPSPYPVVFVDDDDLQKTYSASSKTESSTFIDSTREESCISAYTTKGLLKLLENRGCDISNWDEIAPTLGALQLDLMLHQQHAICWMHEMEHLPGFGINSIFWEEREFGDRGKYYYAPALGQLRLHPPPTMKGGLLCDEMGLGKTIEIIGLVLSTLDELKSETQNALDMDKTHATLIVVPPVLVEQWRNEIVKCAGPSLLVDVMEIQNNEVYWRGDVHNPDIVLVSYNVMQKMTSVKHLAKRWGRIVLDEMQEVRSSTTKIARMCEKLKSDRRWMISGTPLFEGIEDLKGELNFLHLEPFSANSEDGFFNFAVTNPWESHQKQVIATLGVLGMIMLRRSKSMTIHKTHQPILGLKPLTVEFIPVVQSLSERTLYCFLECITAREFRSTERTEIESIATKEGRSRCLYLTLLRDICNSAVLLNGGMGVPSQLGKLNAMLIAQHRRATSKPLWDKSLNQGVTNLVMTCDEAIVHLAQVQEATRAGDGEVAFLQLGFGQGLVRRVRAFESVEAQLDATRSALDTAIRSNAAAKRQKAKVLWHLALEKVTTGFLQDADVVHIRTRVKKLWKRRYSVISQASNVKQSISHTSDSPFSDTARPPYDEEPYEHAMFLRGWRLSNICLVDYFWAHPNSFRIEGIPPELSIDDVAHTLAVNFRSGDGSPAAMRDYCLAEHITDLYAQDSYRFCILRVPSSSTTSTWTAGLAFKSQKDAMLLSGQTKKVHGIQIASKHIPPLMKRNIDASIADLEEARALQARHPTLENRKKLTLAKNEFEKAKRGLCICSKGQYKMHAGTDCENLVWSSARVAYRFDDLESEKLISSLSAVRRDCSATIGETDLKIYEYRNRMQKLRSIAERKYSENVQAMSSFDALQALAKGRFNDTQCIVCLGHLGSGGLCGDDAPCRLCNSDAKSADIRGAITMTKCGHLYCVKCFEQWSRTQSTVACIVCRKKIDKNSDFVTIDPTDRESPSFIADRRSEARLIIKKASDMISESNGELDPELWEQLYHSIEIPQNVDSSRHCKVSVLPGDFMGHLRSCTGLPVLCHPSQTPVTLSAQSQCLSSKIKALLRDLPSEERSVVFSSSAKTLHHLEVVFKGIGIGYQSLFSGQATSTAERAVSEWHATKANAIPCPVLLVQAGAAASGLTLTKASKMFIMEPFVRHEEEQQAYARCHRYGQTNTVHCKCYYTPVSVESRLLEWRKRAVNAGVEALPLQEGEAPQIIYAPLLDLEDEAEIETSEVSQMNFLLGLGTEQIR
- a CDS encoding predicted protein, yielding MFMRSTTGNPSTSFSTQAQQTAMQQLGLWGPIGGVRPSTRTVPRSRRQRPGRSHYLNEPLNLADKIFPVTAIHVAQTIDILSLASNLFTNENTSPATKPTLKKEMFGKNSIVIRLAPSTEDPDRPRFIAIFRFGSVVFLNVSPRETAEIVDEIKAKHCKGAVLQGIPRKEQFGVLVDHSFASHADAMYAKYANSDKSTEDGYAVVTGDYCVVPELDMNGFAVISNIMAQTVALDTYNDSVDDLLSNFTSVNSSVTKTGHLTSADKNFLFKTVAQNNSIFIDMISKIRIKDRSDTAWNLTKYEKIHYGLKDEFELDDRFDMIETKLAFIQQNSKFFLEVLQHQKTNSLEWIIVLLITLECGLMCVEMSGMGEVFFSRLGSMF